One Halomonas sp. M4R1S46 genomic window carries:
- a CDS encoding amidohydrolase, with protein MRIRKVLSCAALTAGYIGAASASSDIDLILHDAKVRTMDDAIGVVEAVAISGNRVSAVGSNEEVLALRDDGVRVIDLDGRTVIPGLVDTHLHLDEVGENLQKIQTNDLRSLQVLLGRIAAEAERLSDGGWIVGASDWHESQLEENRFPSREELDEVAPDNPVFLRRGGINAVINSKAMEVAGIDEEDADPPGGKYDRDESGRFSGWIQSFSKVNEIAGLLPAPSEEQVRSNFLAAMQALSSKGVTTVRSQHVSPDHLASWRAIVDDGGHSLRGVAMMSINPRAPLEQDIASLEEHGISPGMGDDDLRVGGLKVTHDGGVETALLREEYTNIPGFKGIEVTPLEKVERLSAYACENGWGLSVHAIGGQAITNVLNAWNELNDECSLADLGWGLEHPYLPNASDIELMRELSVTPHTQAPHNYTLGAGFLEFWGEERTHRSIPNRTYIDAGVLPAAGTDSPVAPFDPFLSMWVEVTRQTAAAGVLGAEEAVTPLESLKMHTIWAAQGLGMEDRIGSISPGKYADMVVLSDDPLSVAPEELRKISADWTFFSGEAVHQP; from the coding sequence ATGAGAATAAGAAAGGTGCTTTCCTGCGCGGCTCTGACAGCCGGTTATATCGGGGCGGCCTCCGCCTCCAGCGATATCGATCTGATCCTGCATGATGCCAAGGTCCGCACGATGGATGACGCCATAGGCGTCGTGGAAGCCGTGGCAATATCCGGCAACCGGGTGTCGGCCGTCGGGAGCAACGAGGAAGTGCTGGCCTTGCGGGATGACGGGGTCCGCGTCATAGATCTCGATGGCAGGACCGTGATTCCCGGGCTTGTCGATACCCATCTGCACCTCGATGAAGTCGGCGAAAACCTCCAGAAGATCCAGACGAACGACCTGAGGAGCCTGCAAGTTCTCCTCGGCAGGATCGCCGCGGAAGCGGAACGGCTCTCCGACGGTGGGTGGATCGTCGGTGCATCGGACTGGCATGAGAGTCAACTGGAGGAGAATCGCTTTCCCAGCCGGGAGGAACTCGATGAGGTGGCGCCCGATAACCCGGTATTCCTTCGTCGGGGTGGCATCAATGCAGTGATTAACTCCAAGGCGATGGAGGTCGCTGGCATCGACGAGGAGGATGCTGATCCCCCGGGTGGCAAGTATGACCGTGACGAGAGCGGTCGTTTCTCGGGTTGGATACAGAGCTTCTCGAAGGTCAATGAAATCGCCGGCTTGCTGCCCGCTCCTTCGGAAGAGCAAGTGCGGTCCAACTTTCTTGCCGCCATGCAGGCCCTCTCCAGCAAGGGGGTGACGACCGTCAGGTCACAGCATGTCTCTCCGGATCACTTGGCATCCTGGCGAGCCATCGTCGATGATGGTGGGCATAGCCTGCGGGGGGTGGCGATGATGTCCATCAATCCGCGTGCTCCTCTGGAGCAGGACATCGCCTCGCTCGAAGAGCATGGCATCTCGCCGGGTATGGGGGATGATGACCTGCGCGTGGGTGGGCTGAAGGTGACCCATGATGGTGGGGTGGAAACCGCCTTGCTGAGGGAAGAGTACACGAACATTCCCGGTTTCAAGGGGATTGAGGTGACTCCCCTCGAAAAGGTAGAGCGACTCTCGGCCTATGCCTGCGAAAATGGTTGGGGACTTTCCGTTCACGCAATCGGTGGCCAGGCGATCACCAATGTCCTGAATGCCTGGAACGAGTTGAATGATGAGTGTTCGCTAGCCGACCTCGGCTGGGGGCTCGAGCACCCATACCTCCCCAATGCGTCCGATATCGAGCTGATGCGGGAGCTGAGCGTGACACCCCATACTCAGGCTCCGCATAACTATACCCTGGGCGCTGGATTCCTGGAGTTCTGGGGGGAAGAACGCACCCACCGCTCCATTCCCAACCGCACCTATATCGATGCCGGCGTGTTGCCCGCGGCAGGCACCGACTCTCCCGTGGCCCCCTTCGATCCGTTCCTCTCCATGTGGGTAGAGGTCACCCGCCAGACGGCTGCTGCGGGCGTGCTGGGGGCTGAGGAGGCCGTCACTCCCCTGGAGTCCCTGAAGATGCATACCATCTGGGCCGCCCAAGGGTTGGGCATGGAGGATCGTATCGGCTCCATCTCCCCCGGCAAGTATGCCGACATGGTGGTGCTCTCGGATGACCCTCTCTCCGTGGCACCGGAAGAGCTCAGGAAGATCTCCGCCGATTGGACCTTCTTCTCGGGAGAGGCGGTACACCAGCCTTAG
- a CDS encoding muconate cycloisomerase family protein, producing the protein MSDILIHEIETLLVDLPTIRPHKLSMTTMACQTLVIIRLRLSDGTEGLGEATTIGGLAYGPESPEGIKQTIDTYLAPLLVGQPAHNLNALRARLDRHARGNSFAKSGLETALLDAEGKRRGLSVAELLGGARCNHLPVLWTLASGDTRKDIDEAFQRLEERRHCDFKLKIGANPVDQDVRHVGAIKAALGDRASVRVDVNQAWDEATAARGIDALEAAGIDLIEQPIPAREFAGLTRLASRFVVPMLADEAVHDARDGFTLAAGGFGDAFALKIAKAGGPRSVLELAHVARAAGVSLYGGTMLEGTIGTAASLHAWATLGELTWGTEMFGPLLLKDDIVAKPLHYHEFGVDLPAGPGLGITLDEDKLNHYRRRD; encoded by the coding sequence ATGTCCGACATCCTGATCCACGAGATCGAGACCCTGCTGGTCGACCTGCCGACCATCCGGCCGCACAAGCTGTCGATGACCACCATGGCCTGCCAGACGCTGGTCATCATCCGCCTGCGCTTGTCCGACGGCACCGAGGGCCTGGGCGAGGCCACCACCATCGGTGGCCTCGCCTACGGCCCGGAGAGCCCCGAGGGCATCAAGCAGACCATCGACACCTACCTGGCGCCGTTGCTGGTCGGCCAGCCGGCCCACAACCTCAACGCCCTGCGGGCGCGCCTGGATCGCCATGCCCGCGGCAACAGCTTCGCCAAGTCGGGGCTCGAGACCGCGCTGCTCGACGCCGAGGGCAAGCGCCGCGGCCTGTCGGTGGCGGAACTGCTGGGTGGGGCCCGCTGCAATCACCTGCCGGTGCTGTGGACGCTCGCCAGCGGCGACACCCGCAAGGACATCGACGAGGCCTTCCAGCGCCTCGAGGAGCGCCGTCACTGCGACTTCAAGCTGAAGATCGGCGCCAATCCGGTGGACCAGGACGTGCGTCACGTCGGCGCCATCAAGGCGGCGCTGGGTGACCGGGCGAGCGTGCGGGTCGACGTCAACCAGGCCTGGGACGAGGCCACCGCGGCCCGCGGCATCGACGCCCTGGAGGCCGCCGGGATCGATCTCATCGAGCAGCCAATCCCGGCCCGGGAGTTCGCCGGCCTGACCCGGCTGGCAAGCCGCTTCGTGGTGCCGATGCTGGCCGACGAGGCGGTCCACGACGCTCGCGACGGCTTCACCCTCGCGGCCGGCGGCTTCGGTGATGCCTTCGCGCTGAAGATCGCCAAGGCCGGCGGGCCGCGCAGCGTGCTGGAACTGGCCCACGTGGCCCGGGCGGCCGGCGTGAGCCTCTACGGCGGCACCATGCTCGAGGGTACCATCGGCACCGCCGCCTCCCTGCATGCCTGGGCGACCCTCGGCGAGCTGACCTGGGGCACCGAGATGTTCGGCCCCCTGCTGCTCAAGGACGACATCGTCGCCAAGCCGCTCCATTACCACGAGTTCGGCGTCGACCTGCCGGCCGGCCCCGGCCTCGGCATCACCCTCGACGAGGACAAGCTCAACCACTATCGGCGCCGCGACTGA
- a CDS encoding porin → MKFKKNILLAAMLPAGLVLAQNSVAYNVVPAGQPVVTGEPSRVGAPWNHRSTFNIPGTQTDIAFGGYIKLDALYDFDYDQWLVTDPFSVANENNKTTGRTTFTAAESRLNFRTQTHTEHGTIKTYVEGHFIPDESFNLRHAYGEYGGFLAGKTWSNFMQMVGSPRTLKLGNPLGYTFERQPQVRYTLRGDDGFFAVALEDSDTPLVSDAGVPASSESRLPDLTVRYQYGHSFGISGVVRELATNEYLANTDDSTLGYGVAARGALPLGSRLVLKGNTMVGTGLGNYLNVIPEGAEAMRTPDAIILGDKLESVDFQSYGLSLEYRWEDGWSSAIGSSYVTQDLPENVAGLQEFADSIQFSYANLIWDINEQLAVGVEYQYTNLERLDGESIDANRIQASALFHF, encoded by the coding sequence ATGAAGTTTAAGAAAAATATATTGCTGGCAGCCATGCTGCCGGCCGGATTGGTTCTTGCTCAAAATTCAGTTGCTTACAATGTGGTGCCGGCCGGCCAGCCGGTCGTGACCGGTGAGCCGAGCCGTGTCGGGGCTCCCTGGAATCACCGCTCCACATTCAATATTCCGGGGACGCAGACGGACATAGCCTTCGGCGGCTATATCAAGCTAGATGCCCTGTATGACTTTGATTATGACCAGTGGCTGGTGACAGATCCGTTCTCCGTGGCGAATGAAAACAACAAGACCACTGGGAGGACGACTTTCACGGCCGCCGAGAGCCGGCTCAACTTCCGGACGCAGACCCACACGGAACACGGCACTATCAAGACCTATGTGGAAGGGCACTTCATTCCTGACGAGTCCTTCAATCTGCGTCATGCTTATGGGGAGTATGGTGGTTTCCTGGCGGGCAAGACATGGAGCAACTTCATGCAGATGGTCGGCTCGCCACGCACCCTCAAGCTGGGGAACCCCCTGGGCTATACCTTCGAGCGCCAGCCTCAGGTGCGCTATACGCTGCGCGGGGATGACGGTTTCTTCGCCGTGGCGCTGGAAGATTCCGATACGCCGCTCGTCTCCGACGCGGGCGTTCCCGCCTCGTCAGAGTCACGTCTCCCTGATCTGACGGTGCGCTATCAGTACGGCCATAGCTTCGGCATTTCAGGGGTCGTACGTGAGCTGGCGACCAATGAGTATCTCGCCAACACCGACGACAGCACCCTGGGGTATGGGGTCGCGGCTCGGGGCGCCCTCCCCCTTGGCAGTCGTCTGGTGCTGAAAGGTAACACCATGGTGGGCACCGGCCTGGGCAACTATCTCAATGTGATCCCCGAGGGGGCCGAGGCGATGCGCACCCCCGATGCCATTATTCTGGGTGACAAGCTCGAGAGTGTCGACTTTCAGAGCTATGGCCTGTCCCTGGAGTATCGCTGGGAAGATGGTTGGTCGAGTGCCATCGGCAGCTCCTATGTTACGCAAGATCTCCCGGAGAACGTGGCCGGTCTCCAGGAATTTGCCGATAGCATCCAGTTCTCTTACGCGAACCTTATCTGGGATATCAACGAGCAGCTGGCGGTCGGTGTGGAATATCAGTACACCAATCTCGAGCGGCTGGATGGTGAAAGCATCGATGCGAACCGTATCCAGGCTAGCGCGCTCTTTCATTTCTAA
- the antC gene encoding anthranilate 1,2-dioxygenase electron transfer component AntC, translating to MHNTAAIVFRDGTTRFVKVDDNELLMDAAQRHGVNLPVDCREGVCGTCRCLREAGEVDVEYIDEEALTEEEIAEGHVLACQTRLRSAHGSFYFDVDSGVCSVATEVHDATVSAVEPVSDAAAILEITLDDPAQALQFLPGQYARLEIPGTDAWRAYSFATSSVKEGRLRFLIRLLPSGVMSDYLRERARPGDAISLEAPLGAFYLREVQSPLLMVAGGTGLSAFLGMLEQLEEAGDCSQPIRLCYGVTQEADLSELDRLDRFTETLPDFAYETVVMNPSEAWQGRKGVVCDLFDLDFLARPFDAYLCGPPPMIEASKQWLEAREVGEHRLFFEKFVSS from the coding sequence ATGCATAACACAGCCGCCATCGTCTTTCGGGACGGCACCACGCGCTTCGTCAAGGTCGACGACAACGAGCTGCTGATGGACGCCGCCCAGCGTCACGGGGTCAACCTGCCGGTGGACTGCCGGGAAGGGGTCTGCGGGACCTGCCGCTGCCTGCGCGAGGCCGGCGAGGTCGATGTGGAGTACATCGACGAGGAGGCGCTGACCGAGGAGGAGATCGCCGAGGGCCATGTGCTGGCCTGCCAGACGCGACTGCGCTCCGCCCACGGCTCCTTCTATTTCGACGTGGACTCCGGCGTGTGCAGCGTGGCCACCGAGGTGCACGACGCCACCGTGAGCGCCGTGGAGCCGGTCTCCGATGCGGCCGCCATCCTCGAGATCACCCTCGACGATCCCGCCCAGGCACTGCAGTTCCTGCCCGGGCAGTATGCGCGCCTCGAGATCCCGGGCACCGACGCCTGGCGGGCCTACTCCTTCGCCACATCTTCGGTGAAGGAGGGCCGGCTGCGCTTCCTGATCCGCCTGCTGCCCAGCGGGGTGATGAGCGACTACCTGCGCGAGCGTGCCAGGCCGGGCGACGCCATCTCCCTGGAGGCCCCGCTGGGCGCCTTCTACCTGCGCGAGGTGCAGAGCCCGCTGCTGATGGTGGCGGGGGGCACCGGCCTCTCGGCCTTCCTCGGCATGCTCGAGCAGCTCGAGGAGGCGGGCGATTGCAGCCAGCCGATCCGGCTGTGCTACGGCGTGACCCAGGAGGCCGACCTCAGCGAGCTCGACCGCCTGGATCGCTTCACCGAGACGCTGCCGGACTTCGCCTACGAGACCGTGGTGATGAATCCCTCGGAGGCCTGGCAGGGCAGGAAGGGCGTGGTCTGCGACCTCTTCGACCTCGACTTCCTGGCCCGGCCCTTCGATGCCTACCTGTGCGGGCCGCCGCCGATGATCGAGGCCTCGAAGCAGTGGCTCGAAGCGCGCGAGGTCGGCGAACACCGGCTGTTCTTCGAGAAGTTCGTCTCGAGCTGA
- the antB gene encoding anthranilate 1,2-dioxygenase small subunit, whose amino-acid sequence MNLQQSIEQFMYRLAELCDDRDWDGYLDQFAPECEFHIPQWKNEDEVTRDPKREMSLMYYADRTGLEDRVFRLRTGKSAASTPLPRTLHLIDNVRCEQQGDGIVQVRVNWVTHFHRFGESGHFFGTADYTLRGEGDGWKVLRKHSVLLNDKIDSVLDFYHV is encoded by the coding sequence ATGAATCTTCAGCAATCCATCGAGCAGTTCATGTACCGCCTGGCCGAGCTCTGCGATGACCGCGACTGGGACGGCTACCTCGACCAGTTCGCCCCGGAGTGCGAATTCCACATCCCGCAGTGGAAGAACGAGGACGAGGTCACCCGCGACCCCAAGCGCGAGATGTCGCTGATGTACTACGCCGACCGCACCGGCCTCGAAGACCGCGTCTTCCGCCTGCGCACCGGCAAGTCCGCGGCCTCGACCCCGCTGCCGCGGACCCTGCACCTGATCGACAACGTGCGCTGCGAGCAGCAGGGCGACGGCATCGTCCAGGTGCGCGTCAACTGGGTGACCCACTTCCATCGCTTCGGCGAGAGCGGCCACTTCTTCGGCACCGCCGATTACACCCTGCGTGGCGAGGGCGATGGCTGGAAGGTCCTGCGCAAGCACAGCGTGCTGCTCAACGACAAGATCGATTCCGTGCTGGATTTCTACCACGTCTGA
- a CDS encoding TRAP transporter small permease codes for MLKRLSDGLVRCEAAIAATLAALISLLILLNIATRSLGHALYWTDELAIHAMIWMTFFTTSAVLKRREGVAVTLLVDALPNGMRQGLHLFVDAMVLFFALFLAVLCWRWYDPATLWATGFDIQAFQGETFNFMYSETSRTLGIPKFWAWLCLPIFAVSLSLHAVVNLIDGLKGLVSAERRLA; via the coding sequence ATGCTCAAACGACTCTCGGACGGTCTCGTCCGCTGTGAGGCGGCGATCGCCGCGACACTGGCCGCGCTGATCAGCCTGCTGATCCTGCTCAACATCGCCACCCGCTCGCTCGGCCATGCCCTCTACTGGACCGACGAACTGGCCATCCACGCCATGATCTGGATGACCTTCTTCACCACCTCGGCGGTGCTCAAGCGCCGCGAGGGTGTCGCCGTGACCCTGCTGGTCGATGCCCTGCCGAACGGCATGCGCCAGGGGCTGCACCTGTTCGTCGATGCCATGGTGCTGTTCTTCGCGCTCTTCCTGGCCGTGCTGTGCTGGCGCTGGTACGACCCGGCGACCCTGTGGGCCACCGGCTTCGATATCCAGGCCTTCCAGGGGGAGACCTTCAACTTCATGTATTCCGAAACCTCGCGCACGCTGGGCATTCCCAAGTTCTGGGCCTGGCTGTGCCTGCCCATCTTCGCCGTCTCGCTGAGCCTGCATGCCGTCGTCAACCTGATCGACGGCCTCAAGGGCCTGGTGAGTGCGGAAAGGAGGCTCGCATGA
- a CDS encoding TRAP transporter large permease, translating to MTLVVFAVLLLGAVPIALVLALTAAWYIADSGNSLLFASYPQQLYGAIENYGLLAIPLFMLAGELMNEGGLTRRLIDLARILVGGFRGGLVYINLVANMMMAAIVGSAASQIAIMSRAMVPAMEADGYDKPFAAAITAAGGLLSPIIPPSMLFVLYGVMAQVPIADMFIAGIIPGLLMGGLFFLAIAAVGLVQQYPQGQWPSRAQAKRFLLMGLPALSIPLIIIGGILAGLATPTESAALASLAALLIGRFVYRDLTFARLPEILKRTAFNAGLVIMLIAAAGVFGWVIVYEQLPQMAAAWIASLTTDPFLFLLLVVGILLLVGMIVDGIAALILVVPILLPIAQNQFDITAFQFGVVVCLTLVLGLLTPPVGAGLFIGSSMTGVPPLKIFRALWPFLLMSLLALVLLAWQPWLTLALV from the coding sequence ATGACTCTCGTCGTCTTCGCCGTCCTGCTGCTGGGCGCGGTGCCCATCGCCCTGGTGCTGGCGCTCACCGCCGCCTGGTACATCGCCGATTCGGGCAACTCCCTGCTGTTCGCCTCCTATCCCCAGCAGCTGTATGGGGCCATCGAGAACTACGGCCTGCTGGCCATCCCGCTGTTCATGCTCGCCGGCGAGCTGATGAACGAGGGCGGGCTGACCCGGCGGCTGATCGACCTGGCGCGGATCCTGGTCGGCGGCTTCCGCGGCGGCCTGGTCTACATCAACCTGGTCGCCAACATGATGATGGCCGCCATCGTCGGCTCGGCGGCCTCGCAGATCGCCATCATGTCCCGGGCCATGGTCCCGGCCATGGAAGCCGACGGCTACGACAAGCCCTTCGCCGCGGCCATCACCGCCGCCGGTGGGCTGCTGTCGCCGATCATCCCGCCGTCGATGCTGTTCGTGCTCTACGGGGTGATGGCCCAGGTGCCCATCGCCGACATGTTCATCGCCGGCATCATCCCGGGGCTGCTGATGGGCGGGCTCTTCTTCCTGGCCATCGCCGCGGTGGGACTGGTACAGCAGTATCCCCAGGGCCAGTGGCCGAGTCGCGCGCAGGCCAAGCGCTTCCTGCTGATGGGCCTGCCGGCCCTGAGCATCCCGCTGATCATCATCGGCGGCATCCTCGCCGGCCTGGCCACGCCCACCGAGTCCGCGGCCCTGGCCTCGCTCGCCGCGCTGCTGATCGGTCGCTTCGTCTACCGCGACCTGACCTTCGCCCGCCTGCCGGAGATCCTCAAGCGCACCGCCTTCAATGCCGGCCTGGTGATCATGCTGATCGCCGCCGCCGGGGTGTTCGGCTGGGTGATCGTCTACGAGCAGCTGCCACAGATGGCCGCGGCCTGGATCGCCTCGTTGACCACCGACCCCTTCCTGTTCCTGCTGCTGGTAGTGGGCATCCTGCTGCTGGTGGGGATGATCGTCGACGGTATCGCCGCGCTGATCCTGGTGGTGCCGATCCTGCTGCCGATCGCCCAGAACCAGTTCGATATCACCGCCTTCCAGTTCGGCGTGGTGGTGTGCCTGACCCTGGTGCTGGGGCTGCTGACGCCGCCGGTGGGGGCGGGGCTCTTCATCGGCTCGTCGATGACCGGGGTGCCGCCGCTGAAGATCTTCCGAGCGCTGTGGCCCTTCCTGCTGATGAGCTTGCTGGCGCTGGTGCTGCTGGCCTGGCAGCCCTGGCTGACCCTGGCGCTGGTGTGA
- a CDS encoding TRAP transporter substrate-binding protein, translating into MNTLKTLMTAAVAASLSVTAFTAQARDFRLGLITPQPHIWTQEAEGFAETLAERSGGEHNVSIFPAQQLGTEAQMVQQLQAGSLDMAFLTIAEISNRIPDFGALYAPFLVEDIDHAAALLRSDTAEGLLDKMPAQAGLVGVGYGMAGMRQILSREPIASAEDLSGLKVRITPFDPIRDFYTAAGAAPTPLPLPAVYDALANGQVDAIDMDYDSIRLLKFYEQAENLVISNHMMFPMVAVISGRVWAQLDGEDREMIRTAMAEHADNVMARFQENHAAWGEDLRSQDITVTDIGPAFFADAIAEWEGVWAPRAPSLAKLRETAAELADY; encoded by the coding sequence ATGAACACGCTCAAGACCCTGATGACGGCCGCCGTGGCGGCGTCGCTTTCCGTCACCGCCTTCACCGCCCAGGCCCGCGACTTCCGGCTCGGCCTGATCACCCCCCAGCCGCACATCTGGACCCAGGAGGCCGAGGGCTTCGCCGAGACCCTGGCCGAGCGCTCCGGCGGCGAACACAACGTCAGCATCTTCCCCGCCCAGCAGCTGGGCACCGAGGCGCAGATGGTCCAGCAGCTCCAGGCGGGCTCCCTGGACATGGCCTTCCTGACCATCGCCGAGATCTCCAACCGCATCCCGGACTTCGGCGCCCTCTACGCGCCCTTCCTGGTCGAGGACATCGATCACGCCGCGGCCCTGCTGCGTTCGGACACGGCCGAGGGCCTGCTCGACAAGATGCCGGCCCAGGCTGGCCTGGTGGGCGTGGGCTACGGCATGGCCGGCATGCGCCAGATCCTCAGCCGCGAGCCCATCGCGTCGGCCGAGGACCTGAGCGGTCTCAAGGTACGCATCACGCCCTTCGACCCGATCCGCGACTTCTACACCGCCGCCGGCGCCGCACCCACGCCCTTGCCGCTGCCCGCGGTCTATGACGCCCTGGCCAACGGCCAGGTCGACGCCATCGACATGGATTACGATTCCATCCGACTGCTCAAATTCTACGAGCAGGCCGAGAACCTGGTGATCTCCAACCACATGATGTTCCCCATGGTGGCGGTGATCTCCGGGCGCGTCTGGGCGCAGCTCGACGGCGAGGATCGCGAGATGATCCGCACCGCCATGGCCGAACATGCCGACAACGTCATGGCCCGCTTCCAGGAGAACCACGCCGCCTGGGGCGAGGACCTGCGCAGCCAGGACATCACCGTCACCGATATCGGTCCCGCTTTCTTCGCCGATGCGATCGCCGAGTGGGAAGGCGTCTGGGCGCCCAGGGCCCCGTCGCTGGCCAAGCTGCGCGAGACGGCCGCCGAGCTGGCCGACTACTAA
- the catC gene encoding muconolactone Delta-isomerase: MLFQVEMTVKLPPDMPAERAAEIKTTEKAYAQELQRAGKWRHLWRVAGSYANVSIFDVEDNAELQEIVSNLPLFPYMEISVTPLCRHPSSIREDDS; encoded by the coding sequence ATGCTCTTCCAGGTGGAAATGACCGTGAAGCTGCCGCCGGACATGCCGGCCGAGCGGGCCGCCGAGATCAAGACGACCGAGAAGGCCTACGCCCAGGAGCTGCAGCGCGCCGGCAAGTGGCGGCACCTGTGGCGGGTCGCCGGCAGCTACGCCAACGTCAGCATCTTCGACGTGGAGGACAACGCCGAACTGCAGGAGATCGTCTCGAACCTCCCGCTCTTTCCCTACATGGAGATCAGTGTCACGCCGCTGTGCCGTCACCCGTCCTCGATCCGCGAGGACGACAGCTGA
- the catA gene encoding catechol 1,2-dioxygenase, with protein MTVKIFDTPEVQDFLKTVAGFEQAGGSERAKRILHRLLSDLYRLIDDFDVSPEEFWGAVSQLNALGKDTQFGLLAPGLGFDHYLDMRMDAADEQAGLTGGTPRTIEGPLYVAGAPEAEGFARMDDGRDTEAEVMWLTGQVRDVNGNPVPGAKVEIWHADTKGNYSFFDPAQSEYHLRRTIHADADGRYAVRSIIPSGYGCPPGSPTQQVLDLLGRHGQRPAHIHFFISAPGHKHLTTQINLAGDPYTWDDFAFATRDELVIDARRIEDAAEADKRGLAGPFTEVVFDVELARTDAAELQSRHKRPRALEDA; from the coding sequence ATGACCGTGAAGATCTTCGATACCCCCGAAGTCCAGGACTTCCTGAAGACCGTCGCCGGCTTCGAGCAGGCCGGCGGCAGCGAGCGCGCCAAGCGGATCCTGCATCGCCTGCTGTCCGATCTCTACCGGCTGATCGACGATTTCGACGTCAGCCCCGAGGAGTTCTGGGGCGCCGTCAGCCAGCTCAATGCCCTGGGCAAGGACACCCAGTTCGGCCTGCTGGCGCCGGGGCTCGGCTTCGACCACTACCTGGACATGCGCATGGACGCCGCCGATGAGCAGGCCGGCCTGACCGGCGGTACCCCGCGCACCATCGAGGGCCCGCTCTATGTGGCCGGCGCCCCCGAGGCCGAGGGCTTCGCGCGGATGGACGACGGCCGCGACACCGAGGCCGAGGTGATGTGGCTGACCGGCCAGGTCCGCGACGTGAACGGCAACCCCGTCCCCGGCGCCAAGGTCGAGATCTGGCACGCCGACACCAAGGGCAACTACTCCTTCTTCGATCCCGCCCAGTCGGAGTACCACCTGCGCCGCACCATCCATGCCGACGCCGACGGCCGCTACGCGGTGCGCAGCATCATTCCCTCCGGCTACGGCTGCCCGCCGGGCAGCCCGACCCAGCAGGTACTCGACCTGCTCGGCCGCCATGGCCAGCGTCCGGCGCACATCCACTTCTTCATCTCGGCGCCGGGTCACAAGCACCTGACTACCCAGATCAACCTGGCCGGCGACCCCTACACCTGGGACGACTTCGCCTTCGCCACCCGCGATGAGCTGGTGATCGACGCCAGGCGCATCGAGGATGCCGCCGAGGCCGACAAGCGCGGCCTGGCAGGCCCCTTCACCGAGGTGGTGTTCGACGTCGAGCTGGCTCGGACCGACGCCGCCGAGCTGCAGAGCCGTCACAAGCGCCCGCGCGCCCTGGAAGACGCCTGA